GGAAAAGCCTTCCCATACCGAATAATTGCATGAACAAGTCAGGAAGCACCGCAACCAGGCCCAAGAATATGGACGCAGGCAATGTCAGACGGTAAATGACGCCTGCGATATAGTCAGCTGTTGGCTTACCTGGACGTATTCCAGGTATGAAGCCACCTTGTTTTTGGATATTCTTTGCGATTTCGTCAGGATCATACGCAATGGTGTTGTAGAAGTAGGCAAAGAATATAACCAAAATGAAATATGCTAAGTTGTACCAAATTGTCATGTGGTTAAAATATGTACCCCACCATTTGGTGAAGCCGGATTGTGGAAACCACCCTGAAATAACCGTAGGTGCGTTAATAAACGCAGACGCAAAGATGATGGGCATAACGCCAGCTTGTAGAAGTCTTATGGGAATAGTGGTTGCTTGCCCACCATAAACCTTTGTACCTCTGATACGGCTTGCGTACTGCACCGGAATTTTACGTTCTGCTAAGTATGCCGCAGTGGTAATAAACACTAACGCCAGACCGAAGATGATGGCAATGACTACCGAGATTATGCTGGAGCTGGCACTCTTAGATGTTTGGAAGAACTGTATCAAGGATGGCACAACGCGAGCAAGAATACCAGAGAAGATAATGAGCGAAACACCATTTCCCAAACCTTTCATGGTAAATACTTCACCAAGCCAAACCAAGAACATGGATCCAGCTGCCAGGATTAAAGTGGTCACCACTGCTGATTGGAAACTTGGTGTGATAAGCGAAGAACCTCCCACAGCTAAACCATAGGAGAAATAAAGGTAGGCGGCATAGGACATGATAACAGATAGTGCAGCTCCAAGCCACCTAACGTACATTTGCAGTTTCTTTCTACCCTCTTCGCCTTCTTTACGGAGGTTTTCCAACGCCGGGAATATGACTCCTAACAGCTGCATGATGATGGACGCGTTAATGTAAGGCAATACGCCCAGGGTGAATATGGATATGGTGTAGTAAGATGATCCTCCCGTGAAGAAGTTAAGAATGCCCAAAAAACCTGCTTGTTCTTGAAGAACGTTGATAGCTTCAGGATTTACGCCTGGTATGGGCAAGAATGTGCCTGCACGGAAGATAACCAGAAACAGAACCGTGTACAATATGCGGACACGTGTTTCCTTAAACTCCCACGATGCTTTCAGCACTTGCCACATTCAGTCCACCACCTCAACGGAGCCACCTGCAGCTTCTATTTTTTCTTTGGCTGATTTACTAATAGCGTGGACCTTTACTTGAA
The genomic region above belongs to Coprothermobacter proteolyticus DSM 5265 and contains:
- the secY gene encoding preprotein translocase subunit SecY; this encodes MWQVLKASWEFKETRVRILYTVLFLVIFRAGTFLPIPGVNPEAINVLQEQAGFLGILNFFTGGSSYYTISIFTLGVLPYINASIIMQLLGVIFPALENLRKEGEEGRKKLQMYVRWLGAALSVIMSYAAYLYFSYGLAVGGSSLITPSFQSAVVTTLILAAGSMFLVWLGEVFTMKGLGNGVSLIIFSGILARVVPSLIQFFQTSKSASSSIISVVIAIIFGLALVFITTAAYLAERKIPVQYASRIRGTKVYGGQATTIPIRLLQAGVMPIIFASAFINAPTVISGWFPQSGFTKWWGTYFNHMTIWYNLAYFILVIFFAYFYNTIAYDPDEIAKNIQKQGGFIPGIRPGKPTADYIAGVIYRLTLPASIFLGLVAVLPDLFMQLFGMGRLFLFGGTSLLIVIGVALEIFRQLEAYVQLRHYKGFLEL